One genomic region from Leptospira tipperaryensis encodes:
- a CDS encoding ribonuclease D, with amino-acid sequence MQINSDYIVVDTIRSLQLVLINLGQADSISIDTESSGYYTYFSRVCLIQISAKGKNYIIDPLKLQNLEGLGALFEEEKILKIFHSAIDDIKALKKDFGFKFKNIADTGFSSRLLDHEQYSLTHLVDYYHKIKLSKKEQKSNWEKRPLEKSQLQYAALDTVYLETIWGKMKEELIKRNLYEEALSEFEKIATEEAGSEGNSISMDKFPDILEFSADERRFIYDTLVFRDDKSRKLNKAPFRVFNNEKVVLLMKSRRDMAKLTEVLGKKDAETLFQIYANPSGPPIQKSELFKKPGENLTNEEGERFKRLRIWRETIMSIRRMSHQMMPSNKMIAELAQRNPKTLDELREMNLFSEWKVIHYGPSILAALENIPYESNLKGLIPINKKFV; translated from the coding sequence ATGCAAATAAATTCCGATTACATCGTCGTAGATACAATTCGAAGCCTACAACTCGTTCTCATCAATTTGGGTCAGGCTGACTCGATCTCCATAGATACGGAGTCCTCCGGATATTATACGTATTTTTCCAGAGTCTGTCTGATTCAAATTTCCGCGAAGGGAAAAAATTACATCATCGATCCTTTAAAGTTACAAAACTTAGAGGGTCTCGGCGCGCTATTTGAAGAAGAAAAAATTCTAAAAATCTTCCATTCCGCCATCGATGATATCAAAGCTCTCAAAAAAGACTTCGGTTTTAAGTTTAAGAATATCGCGGATACAGGATTCAGCTCTCGTCTTTTGGATCATGAGCAATATTCTTTAACACATCTTGTCGATTATTATCATAAAATCAAGCTATCAAAGAAGGAACAGAAGTCTAACTGGGAAAAGCGACCTCTGGAAAAGAGTCAGCTTCAATACGCGGCTTTAGATACGGTTTACTTAGAGACGATTTGGGGAAAAATGAAAGAGGAACTCATCAAGAGAAACCTCTACGAAGAAGCCCTTTCCGAATTTGAAAAAATTGCGACGGAAGAAGCGGGATCCGAAGGAAACTCCATTTCCATGGATAAGTTTCCGGATATCTTAGAATTCAGCGCGGACGAAAGAAGATTTATCTACGACACGTTAGTCTTTCGCGACGACAAATCCCGCAAATTGAATAAGGCTCCGTTTCGAGTTTTTAATAATGAGAAGGTGGTTCTTCTCATGAAATCCAGAAGAGATATGGCGAAATTGACGGAAGTGCTTGGAAAAAAAGACGCGGAAACTCTCTTTCAAATCTATGCAAATCCGAGCGGACCTCCGATTCAGAAGTCTGAACTTTTTAAAAAGCCCGGAGAAAATCTCACAAACGAAGAAGGCGAAAGATTCAAACGTTTGAGAATTTGGAGAGAAACGATCATGTCCATTCGAAGAATGAGTCATCAGATGATGCCTTCTAATAAAATGATCGCCGAACTCGCGCAGAGAAATCCTAAAACCTTGGACGAACTGAGAGAAATGAATTTATTCTCGGAATGGAAAGTCATTCACTACGGACCTTCGATCTTAGCCGCTTTGGAAAACATTCCTTACGAATCCAATCTCAAAGGATTGATTCCGATTAATAAAAAATTCGTGTAA
- the argJ gene encoding bifunctional glutamate N-acetyltransferase/amino-acid acetyltransferase ArgJ: MPKGFSSFGINIGIKDNTKDFGVIYSEVPCKATAVFTKNNFPGAPVIVGKEHIQSGVLQAVVINSKNSNVATGEKGIQNSRDICKSIAESLGISETLVLPSSTGVIGVPLRMEVILPACKKAKELLKPGNLEEVAEAIMTTDTRKKISFRKIKTKSGEGTIYGIAKGAGMIEPNMATMLCYILSDVSLPENTDLYSILKSSVDQSFNCLTIDSDTSTSDTVALLCNGLAGESSADDFSKALLEICTDLTKLVAIDGEGATKLIELTITGAKNEVQARKIGKSVLNSPLVKTAIYGGDPNWGRLVMAVGKVFDEPIPFEGLEIYFGSLAVKGASPETLKKLSEYLKNNTEISLNVVLNVGATSMKFWGCDLTEKYIEENAYYTT, translated from the coding sequence ATGCCTAAAGGTTTTTCTTCCTTTGGAATAAATATCGGAATCAAAGATAATACGAAAGACTTCGGTGTAATTTATTCCGAAGTTCCTTGTAAAGCGACTGCCGTTTTTACTAAAAATAATTTTCCTGGGGCTCCCGTAATAGTAGGAAAGGAACACATTCAATCCGGTGTTCTTCAAGCCGTCGTAATCAATTCTAAAAATTCCAACGTCGCAACCGGCGAAAAAGGAATTCAGAATTCTAGAGATATCTGTAAATCCATCGCAGAATCCCTCGGCATCTCGGAAACACTTGTACTTCCTTCTTCCACGGGAGTCATCGGAGTTCCTCTAAGAATGGAAGTAATCCTCCCCGCTTGTAAAAAGGCAAAGGAACTTTTAAAGCCCGGAAATCTGGAAGAAGTCGCCGAAGCAATCATGACCACCGATACTCGGAAAAAAATTTCTTTCCGAAAAATTAAAACGAAGTCCGGAGAAGGTACGATCTACGGAATCGCAAAGGGCGCCGGGATGATCGAACCGAATATGGCGACGATGCTCTGTTATATTCTTTCGGACGTCTCTCTTCCGGAGAACACGGATCTTTATTCAATCCTCAAGTCTTCCGTGGATCAAAGTTTCAATTGTCTAACGATCGATTCCGATACTTCGACATCCGATACGGTTGCTTTACTCTGTAACGGATTGGCGGGCGAAAGTTCAGCGGATGATTTTTCAAAAGCCCTTTTAGAAATTTGCACCGATCTCACGAAACTAGTCGCGATCGACGGAGAAGGTGCGACCAAGTTGATCGAACTCACAATCACCGGAGCCAAAAACGAAGTCCAAGCGAGAAAGATCGGTAAATCCGTTCTTAATTCTCCCTTAGTAAAAACCGCGATTTACGGAGGCGATCCCAACTGGGGACGTTTGGTGATGGCCGTCGGAAAGGTTTTTGACGAACCGATTCCTTTTGAGGGTTTGGAAATTTATTTTGGGTCCTTAGCCGTAAAGGGGGCGAGTCCTGAAACTTTGAAAAAGCTTTCCGAATATTTAAAAAATAATACTGAAATTTCCTTAAATGTAGTATTGAATGTTGGAGCGACTTCCATGAAATTTTGGGGTTGTGATCTCACTGAAAAATATATCGAAGAGAATGCTTACTATACTACCTGA
- a CDS encoding NUDIX hydrolase, translating into MKFDFQALKNRLTIPQESFNGIPAPPLGEEKTKASSVILPIYEKPDDTQGIILQKRNSNLKSHPGQISFPGGAHSSDDKNLLETALREWEEEMGESSSVLEVLGEYPGLCTNTGFHISPFIARYKGSFQFNPNPEEVERPILLDLNRLNTSPFYSIRIRRSGAKELEIYYFDLEEGLLWGATGRIIVNFLREHAEFNREPVRVEPNLGIPPFFDPIRKFSKKS; encoded by the coding sequence ATGAAATTCGATTTTCAGGCGCTGAAAAACAGACTTACAATTCCCCAGGAAAGTTTTAACGGAATTCCGGCGCCGCCCTTAGGAGAAGAAAAAACAAAAGCTTCTTCGGTCATACTTCCGATTTATGAAAAACCGGACGACACCCAAGGTATCATTCTTCAAAAAAGAAATTCCAATCTAAAATCGCATCCCGGACAGATTTCGTTTCCGGGAGGAGCCCATTCTTCTGATGATAAAAATCTTTTAGAAACCGCGCTTCGAGAATGGGAAGAAGAAATGGGAGAATCGAGTTCCGTTCTCGAGGTTTTAGGAGAATATCCGGGGCTTTGCACAAATACCGGATTTCACATTTCTCCATTCATTGCGCGTTACAAAGGTTCTTTTCAATTCAACCCCAATCCCGAGGAAGTAGAACGACCAATTCTATTGGATCTAAATCGGTTGAACACGTCTCCGTTTTATTCGATTCGGATTCGAAGATCCGGCGCGAAAGAGTTAGAAATCTATTATTTCGACCTGGAAGAAGGATTACTCTGGGGAGCAACGGGAAGAATTATCGTAAATTTCCTCCGAGAACACGCAGAATTCAATCGTGAGCCCGTCAGAGTCGAACCAAACTTAGGAATTCCTCCTTTTTTTGATCCAATTCGTAAATTCTCTAAAAAAAGTTAA
- a CDS encoding acyltransferase family protein: MKTKILDYIFGVFKKDPKEIESLNGLRAFSILIVLFFHLWENNSHQFLEQGLVTESSLNSILSMIHFMDLFFLLSGLLIYAGLFRVYEKYSTLNIKEFYLKRILRIYPAYYTVLIITFLFSLVIYTEMKAKSNLNEIEAFVLNRASIAVNNPWSDIFLYSNYNPNRIFEFGWSLSLEQHFYIVLPFLCLFVLFKLPFQKRMFVLLGIYILPIFFRFYHQFNGDAGGIYYATHTRFDALFLGIITFEIFNRKYFEKWNGWHASFTFLAAVALFFIGVQIRKHPILEHTLSYNLYHIVFILLTISAMIPSSPVYKFFASFLFRPISRLSYTIYLWHGILAIRFVRKGMDNLSWSGFFSIYAVVCLKIFISCWILYLIIERPFHNLKVKLDKEHPTPDKV, from the coding sequence ATGAAAACTAAGATCCTGGATTATATTTTCGGCGTTTTTAAAAAAGATCCCAAAGAAATCGAATCTCTCAACGGCTTAAGAGCCTTTTCGATTTTAATCGTTCTCTTTTTCCATTTATGGGAAAACAATTCTCACCAATTTTTAGAACAAGGATTAGTAACGGAATCCTCTCTCAACTCCATCCTAAGCATGATTCATTTTATGGATCTATTCTTTCTTTTGAGCGGACTTTTGATCTACGCGGGTCTATTCCGAGTTTACGAAAAATATTCTACGCTTAACATCAAAGAATTTTATCTAAAGCGAATATTAAGAATTTATCCCGCTTATTATACTGTCTTGATCATCACGTTTTTATTTTCGTTAGTGATCTATACGGAAATGAAGGCAAAGTCGAATCTAAATGAAATCGAAGCCTTTGTATTGAATCGGGCTTCCATTGCGGTCAACAACCCTTGGTCGGATATATTTTTGTATTCTAATTACAATCCGAACCGCATCTTTGAGTTCGGCTGGTCTTTGTCCTTAGAACAGCATTTTTATATCGTTCTTCCGTTTCTTTGTTTGTTTGTTTTGTTCAAACTTCCCTTTCAAAAAAGAATGTTTGTTCTTCTTGGAATTTATATTCTTCCGATTTTTTTCCGCTTTTATCATCAATTCAACGGAGACGCCGGCGGAATCTATTATGCGACTCACACGCGTTTTGATGCTCTTTTTTTGGGAATCATTACGTTCGAAATTTTCAATCGTAAGTATTTTGAAAAATGGAACGGTTGGCACGCTTCCTTTACATTCTTAGCTGCGGTAGCTTTGTTTTTTATCGGAGTTCAGATTCGAAAACACCCGATCTTAGAACACACGCTCAGTTATAATCTCTACCATATCGTCTTTATCCTTCTTACGATTTCAGCGATGATCCCTTCAAGTCCCGTCTATAAGTTTTTTGCTTCGTTCTTATTCAGACCGATATCGAGATTGAGTTATACGATTTATTTATGGCACGGAATTTTGGCGATTCGATTTGTCAGAAAGGGAATGGATAATCTAAGTTGGTCCGGATTCTTTTCGATCTACGCAGTCGTCTGTCTAAAGATTTTTATCTCATGCTGGATTTTGTATCTCATCATAGAAAGACCTTTCCACAATCTAAAAGTGAAATTGGATAAGGAACATCCTACGCCGGATAAGGTTTAA
- a CDS encoding response regulator: MKNQSGNPGQKVLVVDDEEDIADLIRFHLEENGYQVDTCQNGLEVLPKLEKNTPDLVILDLMLPGIGGMDLCKRIKEKYSMPIIMVTAKSGETEAVLGLELGADDYVRKPFSTRELIARVRSVLRRTKDAEEEEQFEGNITIGNIFLNLKAHKAFINNAEVDLTLIEYKILNLFMTNPGVAFTRDKLLDRVWGKDIYVTDRAVDVNIKRLRDKLGDEKERLETIRGIGYRFNEA; the protein is encoded by the coding sequence ATGAAAAACCAATCAGGGAACCCGGGACAAAAAGTCCTCGTTGTAGACGATGAGGAAGATATCGCCGACTTGATCCGATTCCACCTTGAGGAAAACGGTTACCAAGTAGACACGTGCCAAAACGGATTGGAAGTACTTCCTAAACTCGAAAAGAATACTCCCGACCTAGTCATTCTTGATCTGATGCTTCCCGGCATCGGAGGAATGGATCTTTGTAAACGAATCAAAGAGAAATATTCCATGCCGATCATTATGGTAACCGCAAAGTCCGGGGAAACGGAAGCGGTTCTCGGTTTGGAGCTCGGTGCGGACGATTACGTTCGTAAACCTTTTAGTACAAGAGAATTGATCGCAAGAGTTCGTTCGGTCTTAAGAAGAACCAAAGACGCCGAGGAAGAAGAACAATTCGAAGGGAATATCACGATCGGAAATATTTTCCTTAATCTAAAAGCGCATAAAGCGTTTATCAACAATGCCGAAGTCGATTTAACCTTAATCGAATATAAAATTCTCAATCTTTTTATGACCAACCCTGGCGTTGCATTTACAAGAGATAAATTATTGGATCGAGTTTGGGGAAAAGATATTTACGTTACGGACAGAGCGGTCGACGTAAATATTAAAAGATTACGCGATAAACTCGGGGATGAAAAAGAAAGACTCGAGACAATCCGCGGAATCGGCTATAGATTCAATGAGGCGTAG
- a CDS encoding DUF6249 domain-containing protein: protein MNPEEKAKLLQTLDLILKHLQDQNASSGSEYKVVLYSVPIFGIVFGCALLFFVFYWWYRQRIEIIKAGLYKKESFDLRTYSFFLGLILTFVGIALSIGFISVLGQSLAMLGGLVPLGTGLGLLCYYKYSR from the coding sequence ATGAACCCAGAAGAAAAAGCAAAATTACTACAAACACTGGATTTGATTCTGAAACACCTTCAGGATCAAAATGCCAGTTCCGGATCGGAATACAAAGTTGTACTTTATTCGGTACCCATCTTTGGAATTGTATTTGGATGCGCTTTGTTGTTTTTTGTTTTTTATTGGTGGTATAGACAACGGATCGAGATCATCAAAGCGGGGCTTTACAAGAAAGAGTCCTTTGATCTTAGAACCTATTCATTCTTCTTAGGATTGATTCTCACATTTGTCGGAATCGCCCTCTCTATCGGATTCATTTCCGTATTAGGACAATCACTCGCGATGCTCGGCGGACTAGTTCCCCTCGGAACCGGGTTAGGATTACTCTGCTACTATAAATATTCTCGATGA
- a CDS encoding RNA polymerase sigma factor codes for MRENLPIVCKPEDWDCIQKVLQGDFNSFEQLMNRYQGLVYSQAIKAFRNETEAEDFTQDIFLKAFESLSTFQGRSQFSTWLFTIARNEIIRRYRKEHPEISGLDALILAENEKEKKKEISSEQENKLLKQESSEKIRNLVENLPDVYRKPIALHYFENMSYKEISKKLNLKMNTLKSYIFRGKEIMRDWLNKEENEKQE; via the coding sequence ATGAGGGAAAATCTTCCCATTGTATGCAAACCGGAAGACTGGGATTGCATTCAAAAAGTCCTACAAGGGGATTTTAATTCTTTCGAGCAATTGATGAACCGGTATCAAGGGCTCGTTTACTCCCAGGCAATCAAAGCGTTTCGAAACGAAACCGAAGCCGAAGACTTCACCCAAGACATTTTTCTAAAAGCCTTCGAGAGTTTATCCACCTTTCAAGGACGTTCCCAATTTTCCACCTGGTTGTTCACCATCGCCCGAAATGAAATTATCAGAAGATACCGAAAGGAACACCCGGAGATTTCCGGTCTCGATGCCCTGATTCTCGCCGAAAACGAAAAAGAGAAGAAAAAAGAAATCTCCTCGGAACAGGAAAACAAACTCTTAAAACAGGAAAGCTCCGAAAAGATACGAAATCTTGTAGAGAACCTGCCTGACGTTTATAGAAAACCGATCGCACTTCACTACTTCGAGAATATGTCCTATAAAGAAATTTCGAAAAAATTAAACTTGAAAATGAACACTCTAAAGAGTTATATTTTCAGGGGAAAAGAAATCATGAGGGATTGGTTGAATAAGGAAGAGAATGAAAAACAAGAATAG
- a CDS encoding PhzF family phenazine biosynthesis protein translates to MKLRILQIDAFAEKVFQGNPAALCPLENWISDDQMQSIAFENNLSETVFFVSEGDSFRIRWFTPEQEVDLCGHATLATAYYLFDKGIVQGDSVRFQSLSGELSVFKKENILYLDFPSRKPIRVEETPKEILNSFSILPKEIWKSRDYLLVYENEKELRELSYKAEIAKNLDSLGIIATCPGKDYDFLSRFFAPAAGLYEDPVTGSSHCSLIPFWSERLGKKNLNAYQASRRGGKLFCEDLGDRVRIGGTCVPYLDGWIDI, encoded by the coding sequence ATGAAACTAAGAATTCTTCAGATAGATGCGTTTGCCGAAAAAGTATTTCAGGGCAACCCGGCCGCGCTCTGTCCTTTGGAAAATTGGATCTCCGACGATCAGATGCAGAGTATCGCTTTCGAAAACAATCTGAGTGAAACCGTCTTTTTTGTTTCGGAAGGGGATTCATTTCGAATTCGTTGGTTTACTCCGGAACAAGAAGTCGATCTTTGCGGTCACGCAACTCTCGCGACGGCTTATTATCTTTTTGATAAAGGAATCGTTCAGGGAGATTCGGTTCGATTTCAATCTCTTTCGGGAGAATTATCAGTATTCAAAAAAGAGAATATACTCTATCTGGATTTTCCTTCGCGAAAACCGATCCGAGTTGAGGAAACACCAAAGGAGATTCTCAATTCGTTTTCCATCCTTCCAAAAGAAATCTGGAAATCCAGAGACTATCTTCTCGTTTATGAGAATGAAAAAGAACTCCGTGAACTTTCATATAAGGCAGAAATTGCGAAGAATTTGGATTCTCTGGGAATCATCGCGACTTGTCCCGGAAAAGATTACGATTTTCTATCTCGATTTTTTGCACCGGCCGCAGGATTGTATGAGGATCCAGTGACCGGGTCTTCTCATTGTTCTCTGATTCCTTTCTGGTCGGAAAGATTGGGTAAGAAAAATCTAAACGCGTACCAAGCTTCTCGAAGAGGAGGAAAATTATTTTGTGAAGATTTAGGAGATCGAGTTCGTATCGGAGGAACTTGTGTTCCGTATTTGGACGGATGGATCGATATATGA
- a CDS encoding LIMLP_16695 family PerRB-regulated protein has product MKILKNLFQTEIRNSFLKESFQEEEWYQSLINRPGIEERFPYFKTKAENRKTTTAIVR; this is encoded by the coding sequence ATGAAAATACTAAAGAACTTATTTCAAACGGAAATTCGTAACTCATTCTTAAAAGAAAGTTTTCAAGAAGAAGAATGGTATCAATCTCTGATCAATCGCCCAGGCATAGAAGAAAGATTTCCTTACTTCAAGACCAAAGCAGAAAATAGAAAAACTACTACAGCCATTGTAAGATGA
- the purF gene encoding amidophosphoribosyltransferase produces MSSIPDKSRVRRQAQDDKPKDECAIFGIFNAPEASNFTYLGLYSMQHRGQESSGIVSSDGEHLYRYAGMGLVANIFTETKLKELQGNSAIGHNRYSTTGASFLRNAQPLRVESHLGPVSLAHNGNLVNSWELRSQLEKEGSIFQTTIDSEVIVHLMARSGETDFLSALSTALKKVRGAYSLVILTKSQLIAVRDPNGFRPLVMGRREDGGIVFASETCAFDITDTKYERDVEPGEMIVVDKNGISSYYPFPKATPSLCIFEYIYFARPDSNIFGESVYKVRKNLGRFLARELPVEADVVIPVPDSASIAALGYAEESGISYQSGLIRSHYIGRTFIEPDQKIRDFGAKIKYNVVRNVVEGKRVIVVDDSIMRGTTSRKIIKMIRNAGAKEIHLRVSAPPTISPCYYGIDIPTHNELIAATHSIEEIRKYLRVDSIAYLSVESMNRAVIDHKGGGFCNACFTAQYPVEFQSELGNQKSLFKEYQVEERVVY; encoded by the coding sequence ATGAGCTCAATTCCCGATAAATCCAGAGTAAGAAGACAAGCCCAGGATGACAAACCAAAAGATGAATGCGCGATATTTGGTATTTTCAACGCACCGGAAGCTTCTAATTTCACATATTTAGGTCTCTACTCGATGCAACATCGGGGGCAGGAATCCAGCGGGATTGTTTCCTCGGACGGTGAACATCTTTACCGATATGCCGGGATGGGATTGGTCGCCAATATCTTTACCGAGACAAAACTAAAAGAACTCCAGGGCAATTCCGCCATCGGTCACAATCGTTATTCTACAACCGGGGCCAGTTTTTTAAGAAACGCCCAGCCGCTTCGGGTGGAATCCCACCTCGGTCCGGTTTCCTTAGCTCACAATGGGAATCTCGTAAATTCCTGGGAACTTCGGAGCCAGCTTGAAAAGGAAGGAAGCATCTTTCAAACCACGATCGATTCCGAAGTCATCGTACACTTGATGGCTCGTTCCGGAGAAACGGATTTTCTTTCCGCACTTTCCACGGCCCTCAAAAAAGTGAGGGGCGCGTACTCGCTCGTAATTCTTACCAAATCTCAATTGATTGCGGTTCGTGACCCGAACGGTTTCCGTCCGCTGGTGATGGGACGAAGAGAAGACGGAGGGATCGTTTTTGCATCCGAAACCTGCGCCTTTGATATAACCGATACCAAATACGAAAGGGATGTCGAGCCTGGAGAAATGATCGTCGTTGATAAGAATGGGATCAGCTCTTATTACCCATTTCCAAAAGCGACGCCGAGCCTTTGTATTTTTGAATACATCTATTTTGCGAGACCGGATTCCAATATTTTTGGAGAATCCGTCTACAAAGTACGTAAGAATTTAGGAAGATTTTTAGCCAGAGAATTGCCGGTAGAAGCCGACGTGGTAATTCCGGTGCCGGATTCCGCGAGCATCGCAGCCTTAGGTTATGCGGAAGAATCGGGAATTTCTTATCAATCCGGATTGATTCGTTCTCATTACATCGGTCGAACCTTTATCGAACCGGATCAGAAGATTCGGGACTTTGGAGCGAAGATCAAATACAACGTTGTGCGAAACGTCGTCGAAGGAAAAAGAGTCATCGTAGTCGATGATTCTATCATGAGAGGAACGACGAGCCGAAAAATCATCAAGATGATCCGCAACGCCGGTGCGAAGGAAATTCATCTTCGAGTTTCGGCGCCCCCGACGATTTCTCCTTGTTACTATGGAATTGATATTCCAACTCACAACGAACTGATCGCCGCAACACATTCGATCGAAGAAATCCGAAAGTATCTCAGAGTCGATAGCATCGCGTATCTTTCGGTCGAGTCGATGAACCGCGCGGTGATCGATCATAAGGGCGGCGGTTTCTGCAACGCTTGTTTTACCGCACAATATCCGGTAGAATTTCAGAGCGAATTGGGAAACCAGAAGAGTCTTTTCAAAGAATACCAAGTGGAAGAAAGAGTCGTTTACTAA
- a CDS encoding PLP-dependent aminotransferase family protein, with protein sequence MSISTSTDQNSKYESIAISLKSMLESGTLKAGDKLPSLRKVSVESKVSISTVLLAYELLENEGYIESRPKSGYIVLSRKTGTKVPTMPKKPKLISSFGIDERISSLLDSLQNPDILQLGTAIPEKEYLPIPSLHKNLKKAILIADSHNYQNSQGYPGLRKQLSLRSSLQGIASHESEIIVTNGCQDALNLCIQVLTKPGDLIAVESPVYFGILQSIQRLGRKVLEIPTNPIHGMSLPHLEEALNQYPVQCIILNPNFQNPTGSLLSNENKKIIVELCSSKNIPIIEDDIYGDLYFTSSRPLSLKSFDKKEIVYKISSYSKIVSPDLRIGWILPGKRGPEIQKELKLSRLALPSIPQIALAEYLKTSFERNIKILRRNLSSNLAKIRESVLKHFPESTSISNPQGGLVFWIELPDKVDSLLLQNEAWKYNISIAPGPIFSGTGNFKNFLRLSGGIRLTTKVEEKIKTLGKLASQLKNSQ encoded by the coding sequence ATGAGCATTTCAACCAGTACAGATCAAAATTCTAAATATGAATCCATAGCGATTTCTCTGAAATCGATGCTGGAATCCGGAACTCTAAAGGCCGGTGATAAGCTACCGTCCTTGCGAAAAGTTTCCGTAGAAAGTAAGGTCAGTATATCGACCGTCCTACTGGCTTACGAACTTTTGGAAAACGAAGGTTATATAGAATCGAGACCGAAATCGGGTTACATCGTACTTTCCCGAAAAACGGGAACCAAAGTTCCTACAATGCCCAAAAAACCCAAACTGATTTCGTCGTTCGGAATCGACGAAAGGATTTCCTCCCTACTTGATTCATTACAAAATCCTGATATTCTTCAATTAGGTACTGCAATTCCCGAGAAGGAATATCTACCGATCCCTTCCTTACACAAAAATTTAAAGAAGGCGATCTTAATCGCTGACAGTCATAACTATCAGAATTCTCAAGGTTATCCCGGACTCAGAAAACAATTGTCCTTGCGATCTTCTCTTCAAGGAATCGCGAGTCACGAATCGGAAATCATCGTCACAAACGGATGTCAGGATGCGTTAAATCTTTGCATTCAAGTTTTGACAAAACCGGGGGATCTTATCGCGGTCGAATCCCCGGTTTATTTTGGAATTTTGCAAAGTATCCAGAGATTGGGGAGAAAGGTTTTGGAAATTCCTACAAATCCGATCCATGGAATGAGTCTTCCCCATTTAGAAGAGGCATTGAATCAATACCCGGTTCAATGTATCATTCTCAATCCTAATTTTCAAAACCCAACCGGAAGTCTTTTATCTAACGAAAATAAAAAGATCATCGTCGAACTCTGTTCAAGTAAAAACATTCCTATCATCGAAGACGATATTTATGGAGATCTTTACTTTACTTCTTCTCGCCCTTTGTCTTTAAAGTCTTTTGATAAGAAAGAAATCGTATATAAAATTTCATCCTATTCTAAAATCGTTTCTCCGGATTTAAGAATCGGTTGGATTCTTCCGGGCAAAAGAGGACCTGAAATTCAAAAAGAACTCAAACTTTCCAGGCTGGCTCTTCCGAGTATTCCGCAAATTGCACTCGCTGAATATCTCAAAACATCCTTTGAAAGAAATATAAAAATTCTTCGAAGAAATCTTTCTTCCAATCTTGCAAAGATTAGAGAATCGGTGTTGAAACACTTTCCTGAATCCACGTCCATTTCCAATCCACAAGGCGGTCTCGTATTTTGGATCGAACTTCCCGATAAAGTAGATAGCCTACTTCTACAAAACGAAGCGTGGAAATACAATATCTCCATTGCGCCCGGTCCGATTTTTTCCGGTACGGGAAACTTTAAAAACTTCCTAAGACTAAGCGGAGGAATTCGTTTAACAACGAAAGTCGAAGAAAAAATCAAAACGTTAGGCAAATTAGCTTCTCAATTAAAAAATTCTCAGTGA